From Dasypus novemcinctus isolate mDasNov1 chromosome 11, mDasNov1.1.hap2, whole genome shotgun sequence, one genomic window encodes:
- the RING1 gene encoding E3 ubiquitin-protein ligase RING1: MTTPANAQNASKTWELSLYELHRTPQEAIMDGTEIAVSPRSLHSELMCPICLDMLKNTMTTKECLHRFCSDCIVTALRSGNKECPTCRKKLVSKRSLRPDPNFDALISKIYPSREEYEAHQDRVLIRLSRLHNQQALSSSIEEGLRMQAMHRAQRVRRPMPGSDQTTTMSGGEGEPGEGEGDGEDVSSDSAPDSAPGPAPKRHRGGGAGGSSVGTVGGGTGGVGGGAGSEDSGDRGGILGGGTLGPPSPPGAPSPPEPGGEIELVFRPHPLLVEKGEYCQTRYVKTTGNATVDHLSKYLALRIALERRQQQEAGEPGGPGGGASDAGGPDGGSGEGGGAGGGDGPEEPALPSLEGVSEKQYTIYIAPGGGAFTILNGSLTLELVNEKFWKVSRPLELCYAPTKDPK, from the exons ATGACGACGCCGGCGAATGCCCAGAATGCCAGCAAAACGTGGGAACTGAGCCTGTACGAGCTGCACCGGACCCCGCAG GAAGCCATCATGGATGGCACAGAGATTGCGGTTTCCCCTCGGTCACTGCATTCAGAACTCATGTGCCCCATCTGCCTGGACATGCTGAAGAATACAATGACCACCAAGGAGTGCCTCCACCGGTTCTGCTCCGACTGCATCGTCACGGCCCTGCGCAGCGG GAACAAGGAGTGCCCCACCTGCCGCAAGAAGCTGGTATCCAAGAGGTCCCTAAGGCCAGACCCCAACTTTGATGCCCTGATCTCTAAGATCTACCCCAGCCGGGAGGAATACGAGGCTCACCAGGACCGGGTGCTCATCCGCCTCAGCCGTCTGCACAACCAGCAAGCGCTGAGCTCCAGCATCGAGGAGGGGCTGCGCATGCAGGCCATGCACAG GGCCCAGCGAGTGAGGCGGCCGATGCCCGGCTCAGATCAGACCACGACCAtgagtgggggggaaggagagcctggggagggagagggggatggAGAGGATGTGAGCTCAGACTCCGCCCCCGACTCTGCCCCAGGCCCTGCTCCCAAGCGGCACCGAGGAGGGGGCGCAGGGGGGAGCAGTGTAGGGACAGTGGGAGGTGGCActggtggggtgggtgggggtgctgGTTCTGAAGACTCTGGTGACCGGGGAGGGATCCTGGGAGGGGGGACCCTAGGCCCCCCAAGCCCTCCGGGGGCCCCCAGTCCCCCAGAGCCAGGTGGAGAAATCGAGCTCGTGTTCCGGCCCCACCCCCTGCTCGTGGAGAAGGGAGAATACTGCCAGACTAG GTACGTGAAGACCACCGGGAATGCCACGGTGGACCATCTCTCCAAGTACTTGGCCCTGCGTATTGCCCTCGAGCGGAGGCAGCAGCAGGAGGCGGGAGAGCCAGGAGGGCCTGGAGGGGGCGCCTCTGATGCCGGGGGACCTGAcgggggcagtggggaggggggcggagcCGGAGGAGGCGATGGCCCTGAGGAGCCCGCCTTGCCCAGCCTGGAGGGTGTCAGCGAGAAGCAGTACACCATCTACATCGCCCCCGGGGGCGGAGCCTTCACG ATACTGAACGGCTCGCTGACCCTGGAGCTGGTGAACGAGAAGTTTTGGAAGGTGTCTCGGCCACTGGAGCTCTGCTACGCCCCCACCAAGGATCCAAAGTGA